The DNA region AGAGCAGCCATGCATAGGCAAGTGATGCCACCTCCGGGGCATTCTCCTCAGAGATGGAAAGAAAGTTGGGGACAGTTAATTGCCTGTTTGACAATATGGATATGTGGCATGTAATTCTTCCATCTTCTATTGCAATTTCTCTTTGATTGTGCCTTCAATCTGAGACGCATTTTGGTTATGATTTTGCAGTTTCAGTGAGTCTGCGATATGGGTATTTCGGGGATTCTCGTATGGTGCTGGGACCTAGCTCATCAAGGTTGATGAAGGCAAGTTCTGTATTTGTAGACCATGTTGAAGTGAGAGATGAAGATAAGAAAGGGGTTCTTTTATATGGGTTCTACGAGAAGCCTGAGTTAAGCTTTGAAACGAATTGGAGCGTAGCGGATTATATGATTGTTGCATCTTACAGTCGAAAGGTTACATGAAAGGCCTTACTTCATTTCGACTTATTTATATATTGCAATgctgttccttttttttctaaaccCTGTATGTTTTCTCTTCAGGGATTTTCCTTGTGGTTGAACAAGGGTTCGAAGATCCGAATGAGATGGGAAGCTCGAACCAGTATTTTAAATCAACTTCAAGTGGTGATGATAAAAGGTGCCTTCTTGAGTTTTTTCTAAGCAGAAAATGGTCCAACTGATTCGTAAGTTTGGCTTCAAGGTATAACCTAAGTACATGTGGCTCTGCAGGAGAACGAAAGTATGAAACATTGCTTCCAAAACAGACAAGTTCCCCTGATGCCCTCAACCTCAGCGAACCTCTGAGTGGTAATCcatctgtcattttttttcatctagttGTCTGTACCGTTGCTCTTATTCAAATGATTAACTTAGAATTTGTACATGGAGTGATGCCTAGAGGAATTCCATTGAATTCAGTGCTGTTTTGATGTGAATCTGCCTAGTAGAATCTTTCGTTCATAACTTTTGGCACTGAGTGCTTTTCAAGTCCCATGATTGGTTGTTTTCTTATTGGACTGCGATTATGGAGCGTGCTGAGTTAACAGAAAGGAAAGCTCATAAAACAGATGAATTTACAAGTGATGGTTTATGATATTCCAGACTTTGAATAGACCTGTAAATGCTTCTTCGATTGTTCAGGTAAAGAAGCTGAATACACGATCGAGGAGGACAACAGGTACTATCTTGGTCTGCTAAACACCAATCCTAAGAATATCATAACGACATTGAGTGTAAATGTCACATCCAAGATGTATGAGCTATCAAAAGCTAGGAACATGTGTTCAACGACACAGGGATCTTGCCGGCTTAAACTTCTGTTTCCCAAAACTCAATACGTTGTGGTGACAACTCCTGATAATGTAAGGGATTAACCTTTCTTGTCTGcttacttttctttttgtgatgGCAGACTATTTTACTTGAGCTGAACCTTGATTAGTGACTTGGTTGCAGGGAGATATAAATGGATGGAATATCGAGGTAGCTTTTGTGGCTCGTGCAATAATTTACGTCGCGATTTTAGGTGCAGTATCAAACGCATCTTGTTAATTTTATGCTTTGAATAATCTTTTGAAAATACCTGTGACCATGTCCCCAACTATTTTGTGCTTCGCAGGAGCTATCGTcatcattattttcttgatattgaaATATCTTGGCGCTTGTGATACTGAGAGTACTAACCTAGTAGAAACAGCTACATGGCAAGCCTCTGAAACTTCTGAAACCGAACCTATAATGCCAGCTAAGTCGGTTCGTTTAACATACGGAacaaatgaagaagatgatgaaggaTCATCGTGTAGCTCTTCAGAGGATTTGTATGATGCAAAATTATGTGTAATTTGTTATGATGATCAACGGAACTGTTTTTTCGTTCCTTGTGGCCATTGTGCCACATGCTATGACTGTGCTCAGAGGTAAATATGTGAAAGAAACTGTGTATTCTATTTGAGATTTCTAACTCTTAAAGATTCTGATAAAGAATGTCTTTTGCAGGATAATGGAGGAGGACAACAAGATGTGTCCAATATGTAGAAGGCTTATTCACAAAGTAAGAAGATTATTTACTTCTTAGAGGATAACTACGAACCCTTGTGCGACTCCCCTTGCAAGGAATTTTGTGTTGGTGAAA from Populus alba chromosome 14, ASM523922v2, whole genome shotgun sequence includes:
- the LOC118042386 gene encoding E3 ubiquitin-protein ligase APD2 isoform X2, whose protein sequence is MVLGPSSSRLMKASSVFVDHVEVRDEDKKGVLLYGFYEKPELSFETNWSVADYMIVASYSRKGFSLWLNKGSKIRMRWEARTSILNQLQVVMIKGERKYETLLPKQTSSPDALNLSEPLSGKEAEYTIEEDNRYYLGLLNTNPKNIITTLSVNVTSKMYELSKARNMCSTTQGSCRLKLLFPKTQYVVVTTPDNGDINGWNIEVAFVARAIIYVAILGAIVIIIFLILKYLGACDTESTNLVETATWQASETSETEPIMPAKSVRLTYGTNEEDDEGSSCSSSEDLYDAKLCVICYDDQRNCFFVPCGHCATCYDCAQRIMEEDNKMCPICRRLIHKVRRLFTS
- the LOC118042386 gene encoding E3 ubiquitin-protein ligase APD2 isoform X1, producing MHRQVMPPPGHSPQRWKESWGQLIACLTIWICVSVSLRYGYFGDSRMVLGPSSSRLMKASSVFVDHVEVRDEDKKGVLLYGFYEKPELSFETNWSVADYMIVASYSRKGFSLWLNKGSKIRMRWEARTSILNQLQVVMIKGERKYETLLPKQTSSPDALNLSEPLSGKEAEYTIEEDNRYYLGLLNTNPKNIITTLSVNVTSKMYELSKARNMCSTTQGSCRLKLLFPKTQYVVVTTPDNGDINGWNIEVAFVARAIIYVAILGAIVIIIFLILKYLGACDTESTNLVETATWQASETSETEPIMPAKSVRLTYGTNEEDDEGSSCSSSEDLYDAKLCVICYDDQRNCFFVPCGHCATCYDCAQRIMEEDNKMCPICRRLIHKVRRLFTS